A part of Geothrix oryzae genomic DNA contains:
- a CDS encoding OsmC family protein: MAHRYPLTLAWTGSTHDASYTRNATVTAPGKHPLAVSSAAEYAGEVTRWNPEDLLGSALATCHMLTFLALCAKAKVEVVGYEDHAESVLDTVDKVTRITQVHLRPVIRVPRGTSMAKVVELFEKAHKYCFVANSVTCEAVMEPRVVEV; the protein is encoded by the coding sequence ATGGCCCACCGCTATCCCCTCACCCTCGCCTGGACCGGCAGCACCCACGACGCTTCCTACACCCGCAACGCCACCGTCACCGCCCCCGGCAAGCACCCCCTCGCCGTCAGCAGCGCGGCGGAATACGCGGGCGAGGTCACCCGCTGGAACCCCGAGGATCTGCTGGGCTCGGCCCTCGCCACCTGCCACATGCTCACCTTCCTGGCCCTCTGCGCCAAGGCGAAGGTCGAGGTGGTGGGCTACGAGGACCACGCCGAATCGGTGCTGGACACCGTGGACAAGGTCACGCGCATCACCCAGGTGCACCTCCGCCCGGTCATCCGCGTGCCCCGCGGCACCAGCATGGCCAAGGTGGTGGAGCTCTTCGAGAAGGCCCACAAGTACTGCTTCGTGGCCAATTCCGTCACCTGCGAGGCGGTGATGGAGCCGCGCGTCGTGGAGGTCTAA
- a CDS encoding RsmB/NOP family class I SAM-dependent RNA methyltransferase: protein MPTPARLHVAHALHEVFGEKGRVPDIWDRDLGEDAHLAQALLGLCLRRWGRLQAWVTPQLKDPSRGVPLGTRVTLAMGLAQLAWLPGVSNHAAVNESVDLAADRDLGFVPHKGLVNALLRRAAKDRAALAAALDALPATLDRPAAAERALRAALAPHQAEAELETLWTRLQRPPRPAFRLLVGEAPEGLTPDADLPGCLRLADEAPFPRPWLEAAQGMVQDRSSQALLAYAWDRPVTRILDACAAPGGKTTTLALRHPGAALTALEVHPRRVARLRQTLQQRGLEAQVIQADAAEWLETTDATFDLILLDAPCSGSGTLQKHPEWPWLAHDDLPRLTGLQRRLLAAAADRLAPGGLLIFAVCSWLPEEGEAHREWLAEARPELRPAAVWPAALGADSDGATTAFFRPHPLRWEGEGFQAFAVRRH, encoded by the coding sequence ATGCCCACGCCCGCCCGCCTCCATGTCGCCCACGCCCTGCACGAGGTCTTCGGGGAGAAGGGCCGGGTGCCGGACATCTGGGACCGCGACCTGGGTGAGGATGCGCACCTGGCCCAGGCCCTGCTCGGCCTCTGCCTGCGGCGCTGGGGCCGGCTCCAGGCCTGGGTGACGCCCCAGCTCAAGGATCCCAGCCGCGGCGTGCCCCTGGGCACCCGGGTGACCCTGGCCATGGGGCTGGCCCAGCTGGCCTGGCTGCCCGGCGTCAGCAACCACGCCGCCGTGAACGAATCCGTGGATCTGGCGGCGGACCGCGACCTGGGCTTCGTGCCTCACAAGGGGCTGGTGAACGCCCTGCTGCGCCGGGCCGCCAAGGACCGCGCGGCCCTGGCCGCCGCGCTGGATGCCCTGCCCGCCACCCTGGACCGTCCCGCCGCCGCCGAGCGGGCCCTGCGGGCGGCCCTGGCCCCTCATCAGGCTGAAGCCGAGCTGGAAACCCTCTGGACCCGCCTGCAGCGGCCCCCCCGCCCCGCCTTCCGCCTGCTGGTGGGCGAGGCCCCCGAAGGCCTCACGCCGGATGCCGACCTGCCGGGCTGCCTCCGCCTGGCGGACGAGGCCCCCTTCCCCCGCCCCTGGCTGGAAGCGGCCCAAGGGATGGTGCAGGACCGCAGCTCCCAGGCCCTGCTGGCCTATGCCTGGGACCGGCCCGTCACCCGCATCCTCGATGCCTGCGCCGCCCCCGGCGGCAAGACCACCACCCTGGCCCTGCGCCACCCCGGCGCCGCGCTCACGGCCCTGGAGGTGCATCCCCGCCGCGTGGCCCGGCTGCGGCAGACCCTCCAGCAGCGGGGCCTCGAGGCCCAGGTGATCCAGGCCGACGCCGCCGAGTGGCTCGAAACCACCGACGCCACCTTCGACCTCATCCTGCTGGATGCGCCCTGCAGCGGCAGCGGCACCCTGCAGAAGCACCCCGAGTGGCCCTGGCTGGCCCACGACGACCTGCCCCGGCTGACGGGCCTCCAGCGCCGCCTGCTGGCCGCCGCGGCCGACCGCCTGGCCCCGGGCGGGCTGCTGATCTTCGCCGTGTGCTCCTGGCTGCCCGAGGAGGGCGAGGCCCATCGCGAGTGGCTGGCCGAGGCCCGGCCGGAGCTGCGCCCCGCCGCCGTCTGGCCCGCGGCTTTGGGGGCTGATTCCGATGGCGCCACCACCGCCTTCTTCCGGCCCCACCCCCTGCGCTGGGAGGGCGAGGGCTTCCAGGCCTTCGCGGTCCGCCGCCACTAG
- a CDS encoding DUF2971 domain-containing protein → MIFPEIKYLYKYMPFTTNTVTALVNKKFWCSKPENFNDPLDCGLRLLSVMSKAAFILANEDLLRLARERKNEKAVRVLSKLLRELKHSKIQPDELINYLAEKRSAGYAKELQEIGILSLSEVNDNILMWSHYAEQHHGLCVEFLRSEGNDLAINEKTLPIRYSIKKPEIAVDELVLGDDSLKKEIRRSLIYTKSNDWSYEREWRLIVEKGNIAADINSQITSIIFGFKMPIPQRITLYNILKNGASIKFKEAILKPDNFGLDIVPIDPEKYLHPEPPVDTPTKARTTPTKISKLATKRSIPTKTTKPPMRSKK, encoded by the coding sequence ATGATTTTCCCCGAAATAAAATACCTCTACAAATATATGCCGTTCACTACAAATACCGTTACAGCTCTTGTGAATAAAAAATTTTGGTGTTCAAAACCAGAAAACTTTAATGACCCTCTGGACTGCGGATTGAGGCTGCTATCAGTAATGAGTAAAGCCGCCTTTATACTTGCGAATGAAGATCTGCTTCGGCTGGCACGAGAAAGAAAGAATGAAAAAGCTGTACGTGTACTTTCTAAGCTTTTAAGGGAGCTCAAACATTCTAAGATACAACCAGATGAACTTATCAATTATCTAGCCGAAAAAAGAAGTGCGGGTTATGCCAAAGAATTGCAGGAAATTGGGATTCTAAGCCTCAGTGAAGTCAACGACAACATATTAATGTGGTCACATTATGCAGAGCAACATCATGGCTTATGTGTTGAATTTTTGCGATCTGAAGGTAATGATCTTGCAATTAATGAAAAAACTCTTCCAATACGCTATTCAATTAAGAAGCCAGAAATCGCAGTAGATGAATTAGTATTGGGAGACGACAGTCTAAAGAAAGAAATTAGGCGTAGCTTAATTTATACCAAATCGAATGATTGGTCCTATGAAAGAGAATGGCGATTAATTGTTGAAAAAGGAAATATTGCAGCAGATATAAATTCACAAATAACATCTATAATATTTGGATTCAAAATGCCGATTCCGCAAAGAATCACTCTTTATAATATTTTAAAAAATGGAGCATCGATAAAATTTAAAGAAGCCATTCTAAAACCAGACAATTTCGGCCTAGATATTGTTCCAATTGATCCAGAAAAGTACTTACATCCTGAGCCACCAGTCGATACACCTACCAAAGCTAGAACCACTCCGACAAAAATATCCAAATTAGCCACCAAACGCTCAATTCCAACTAAAACCACCAAACCTCCAATGCGTTCTAAAAAGTGA
- the nrdR gene encoding transcriptional regulator NrdR, giving the protein MRCPFCGHLEDKVVDSRESREGDSIRRRRECLSCARRFTSYERVEEVPLVILKKDGRREPFDRQKVMKGLLLACQKRPVSLARIEQLVGDLQARLMERPDREIRSRELGELIMDELKGLDQVAYVRFASVYRDFKDLPDFVKALEGLMHKEAATGRAAPVSTSIPAPPSAPPAPEPSKSAKPVPQALFPGEAEAPVLRTRKK; this is encoded by the coding sequence GTGCGCTGTCCCTTCTGCGGTCACCTGGAGGACAAGGTGGTGGACTCCCGGGAGTCCCGCGAGGGCGACTCCATCCGCCGCCGCCGGGAGTGCCTGTCCTGCGCCCGCCGTTTCACCAGCTACGAGCGGGTGGAGGAGGTGCCGCTGGTGATCCTCAAGAAGGATGGGCGGCGCGAACCCTTCGACCGCCAGAAGGTCATGAAGGGCCTGCTGCTGGCCTGCCAGAAGCGGCCCGTGTCCCTGGCCCGCATCGAGCAGCTGGTGGGCGACCTGCAGGCCCGGCTCATGGAGCGCCCGGACCGCGAGATCCGCAGCCGCGAGCTGGGCGAGCTGATCATGGACGAGCTGAAGGGCCTCGACCAGGTGGCCTATGTGCGCTTCGCCAGCGTCTACCGCGACTTCAAGGACCTGCCGGACTTCGTGAAGGCCTTGGAGGGCCTCATGCACAAGGAGGCCGCCACGGGGCGCGCGGCCCCGGTCTCCACATCGATTCCGGCGCCGCCTTCGGCCCCGCCCGCGCCGGAGCCCTCCAAATCGGCCAAGCCCGTGCCCCAGGCGCTGTTCCCGGGCGAGGCCGAGGCCCCGGTGCTGAGGACGCGGAAAAAGTAG
- a CDS encoding CsgG/HfaB family protein: protein MRLLIPTTLALLSLPVQAQFWSELANPKVEVTVVHPPGLGLKVERLAFAPSRDLNSRELADALTADLVQSRQVEVVDRAHLDAVLKEQELGASGFVEPATIAKLGKLLGPSVLVIVNVNRSDLSRNQSAKEERSTDYKTKQEIVRIKRTSITSLDFSATVQVLDLSTGRVFGAQRLEDAPSLSNTSYEGFPAYPRDSEVRRLAFETAKVKVLRMLLAWSEVRKLTFFDDEVFGMARAHDRLKARDLRGALELALDGLEQSKRDKGQKPKYYPRAQYNVGIIRFSQGQYEEALPYLRAALDMQPDASIFQTALRECQDAIGLQEALRRAETTPARAEAKFESRPEPKSEPKSEPKSESRPEGRPAAQASPEARLQKLQELYKKGLLDKKDYEAKKAEILKEL from the coding sequence ATGCGGCTGCTGATCCCCACGACCCTGGCCCTGCTGTCCCTGCCCGTCCAGGCCCAGTTCTGGAGCGAGCTGGCCAACCCCAAGGTCGAGGTGACGGTGGTCCATCCGCCGGGCCTGGGGCTCAAGGTGGAGCGCCTGGCCTTCGCGCCCTCCCGCGACCTCAACTCCCGCGAGCTGGCCGACGCCCTCACCGCCGACCTGGTGCAGAGCCGCCAGGTGGAGGTGGTGGACCGCGCCCACCTCGACGCGGTGCTGAAGGAGCAGGAGCTGGGCGCCAGCGGCTTCGTGGAGCCCGCCACCATCGCCAAGCTGGGCAAGCTGCTGGGCCCCAGCGTGCTGGTGATCGTGAATGTGAACCGCTCTGACCTCAGCCGCAACCAGTCCGCCAAGGAGGAGCGCAGCACCGACTACAAGACCAAGCAGGAGATCGTGCGCATCAAGCGGACCAGCATCACCAGCCTGGATTTCAGCGCCACGGTGCAGGTGCTGGATCTCAGCACCGGCCGCGTCTTCGGCGCCCAGCGCCTGGAGGACGCCCCGAGCCTGAGCAACACCTCGTACGAGGGCTTTCCCGCCTATCCTCGCGATTCCGAGGTGCGGCGCCTGGCCTTCGAGACCGCCAAGGTGAAGGTGCTGCGCATGCTGCTGGCCTGGAGCGAGGTGCGGAAGCTCACCTTCTTCGACGACGAGGTCTTCGGCATGGCCAGGGCCCACGACCGCCTCAAGGCCCGCGACCTGCGCGGCGCCCTGGAGCTGGCCCTGGACGGCCTGGAGCAGTCGAAGCGGGACAAGGGCCAGAAGCCCAAGTACTACCCCCGGGCCCAATACAATGTCGGCATCATCCGCTTCAGCCAGGGCCAGTACGAGGAGGCCCTGCCCTACCTCCGCGCCGCCCTGGACATGCAGCCCGACGCCAGCATCTTCCAGACGGCCCTGCGGGAGTGCCAGGACGCCATCGGCCTGCAGGAGGCCCTGCGCCGCGCGGAAACCACCCCGGCCCGGGCCGAGGCCAAGTTTGAATCAAGGCCTGAGCCGAAATCCGAGCCCAAGTCCGAACCCAAGTCCGAATCAAGGCCCGAGGGTCGACCCGCCGCCCAGGCCAGCCCCGAGGCGCGCCTGCAGAAGCTCCAGGAGCTCTACAAGAAGGGCCTGCTGGACAAGAAGGACTACGAGGCCAAGAAGGCGGAAATCCTCAAGGAGCTGTAG
- a CDS encoding VOC family protein: MKLKLTSVFVQNQAAALRFYTETLGFVKKADIPMGEVRWLTVVSPEGPDDLELLLEPLGHPAAPTFQAAMFEAGIPLAAFATEDIQADYQRLLGQGVTFRMPPTEAGPATVAVFEDTCGNLLQLYQV; the protein is encoded by the coding sequence ATGAAGCTCAAGCTCACCAGCGTGTTCGTGCAGAATCAGGCCGCGGCGCTGCGGTTCTACACCGAGACCCTCGGCTTCGTGAAGAAGGCCGACATCCCCATGGGCGAGGTCCGCTGGCTGACGGTGGTCTCCCCGGAGGGCCCCGACGACCTGGAGCTGCTGCTGGAGCCTCTGGGCCATCCGGCCGCCCCCACCTTCCAGGCGGCCATGTTCGAGGCGGGGATCCCCCTGGCGGCCTTCGCCACGGAGGACATCCAGGCGGACTACCAGCGGCTGCTGGGGCAGGGCGTGACCTTCCGCATGCCCCCCACCGAGGCCGGGCCGGCCACCGTGGCCGTGTTCGAGGACACCTGCGGGAACCTGCTCCAGCTGTACCAGGTCTAG
- a CDS encoding M28 family peptidase, with amino-acid sequence MRVPPPFLAAGLLLPAALLAQSPAEPPQATTQAKHPAAIQEAPLRAHLAFLADDLLEGRGTGQRGAELTVRYLETQLKALGLRPAKGDSYRQPVSLLGLRTLTGRSTLSFLGGGACATPAFGTDIVYGAGLDRAEQAFDAPVVFVGYGISSALDRWDDYKGLDVKGKVLLMLVNEPAPTAEEPHLFDGPDLSYQGRWTYKFEEAARHGALGVLLVHTTPAASYGWPVVRNGWDAERFQLAQGPLGTPLQGWVTEDLARALAKQGGQELDALRAQAQRRDFRPVALDLRLKGTLHSAVRTVTQFNVAGVVPGTDPALKAETVIYSAHWDHLGRGTSADTHPGHDDIYNGAVDNASGCAALLAMAQTALHAPARRSQMFLFVCGEEQGLLGSKAYAADPLWPLAKTAADLNLDSLNFVAPTRDIGLPFANRSTLGDLGVAVAKASGLTVAPPRPDLGGGYFRSDHFSFVQAGVPALSVGGGRDYLGADPAALKAKAAAYGKRYHQVTDEYDPTWDLRGMVQQTQFTFDLGQAVANAPTKPSFKSAR; translated from the coding sequence ATGCGTGTACCGCCGCCCTTCCTGGCCGCCGGCCTTCTCCTTCCGGCCGCCCTGCTTGCCCAGAGCCCGGCGGAGCCTCCCCAGGCCACGACCCAGGCCAAGCACCCGGCCGCGATCCAGGAAGCCCCCCTCCGCGCCCACCTGGCCTTCCTGGCCGATGACCTGCTGGAGGGCCGCGGCACGGGCCAGCGCGGGGCCGAACTCACCGTGCGCTACCTGGAGACCCAGCTGAAGGCCCTGGGGCTGCGCCCCGCCAAGGGCGACAGCTACCGGCAGCCCGTGTCCCTGCTGGGCCTGCGCACCCTCACGGGCCGCAGCACCCTCAGCTTCCTGGGCGGCGGGGCCTGCGCCACGCCGGCCTTCGGCACCGACATCGTCTACGGGGCCGGGCTCGACCGCGCCGAGCAGGCCTTCGATGCCCCCGTGGTCTTCGTGGGCTACGGCATCAGTTCGGCCCTCGACCGCTGGGACGACTACAAGGGCCTGGATGTGAAGGGCAAGGTGCTGCTCATGCTGGTGAACGAGCCCGCGCCCACCGCCGAGGAGCCCCACCTCTTCGACGGCCCCGACCTCAGCTACCAGGGCCGCTGGACCTACAAGTTCGAGGAGGCCGCCCGGCACGGCGCCCTGGGCGTGCTGCTGGTCCACACCACCCCCGCCGCCAGCTACGGCTGGCCCGTGGTGCGCAACGGCTGGGATGCCGAGCGCTTTCAGCTGGCCCAGGGCCCCCTGGGCACGCCCCTCCAGGGCTGGGTCACCGAGGATCTGGCCCGCGCCCTCGCCAAGCAGGGCGGGCAGGAGCTGGACGCCCTGCGGGCCCAGGCCCAGCGCCGCGACTTCCGCCCCGTGGCCCTCGACCTGCGCCTGAAGGGCACCCTCCACAGCGCCGTGCGCACCGTGACGCAGTTCAATGTGGCGGGCGTGGTGCCCGGCACCGACCCGGCCCTGAAGGCCGAAACGGTGATCTATTCCGCCCACTGGGATCACCTGGGCCGCGGCACCTCGGCCGACACCCACCCCGGCCACGACGACATCTACAACGGCGCCGTGGACAACGCCTCGGGCTGCGCGGCCCTGCTGGCCATGGCCCAGACGGCCCTGCACGCGCCCGCCAGGCGCAGCCAGATGTTCCTCTTCGTCTGCGGCGAGGAGCAGGGTCTGCTCGGCTCGAAGGCCTACGCCGCCGATCCCCTCTGGCCCCTGGCGAAGACCGCCGCCGACCTGAATCTGGACAGCCTCAACTTCGTGGCCCCCACCCGGGACATCGGCCTGCCCTTCGCCAACCGCAGCACCCTGGGCGACCTGGGCGTGGCCGTGGCCAAGGCCTCGGGCCTGACGGTGGCCCCCCCGCGCCCCGACCTGGGCGGCGGCTACTTCCGCTCCGATCACTTCAGCTTCGTGCAGGCCGGCGTGCCCGCCCTCTCCGTGGGCGGCGGCCGCGACTACCTGGGCGCCGACCCCGCCGCCCTGAAGGCCAAGGCCGCCGCCTACGGCAAGCGCTACCACCAGGTCACCGACGAATACGACCCCACCTGGGACCTGCGCGGCATGGTGCAGCAGACCCAGTTCACCTTCGACCTGGGCCAAGCCGTGGCCAACGCCCCCACCAAGCCCTCGTTCAAGTCCGCCCGCTAA
- a CDS encoding RsmE family RNA methyltransferase: MHLSLRLPLRPAGAMADHGPVSLPRLFLDVPPPAPAAENLAVPLGAEAARHLKALRLKPGAALELVLADQVWTADLAELDRGQAVARLVAPLREDREPPVALVACLPIPAQLSLFDEWLPPLVELGVTLIQPVVYARSEFDAAKTAARMERWARLIQSACEQSHRSRRPELRAPIPFAGLPAWEAPQKWVAYELATGEANPAFRREALAFTSGPEGGITEAEFAALAAAGWAPVSLGRSILRAVTAPVALLGAVQFELGRP; encoded by the coding sequence TTGCACCTGTCCTTGCGCCTGCCGTTGCGCCCCGCCGGGGCCATGGCCGATCATGGCCCCGTGAGCCTCCCCCGCCTCTTCCTCGATGTCCCGCCCCCGGCGCCCGCTGCCGAGAACCTGGCCGTGCCCCTGGGGGCCGAGGCCGCGCGCCACCTCAAGGCCCTGCGCCTGAAGCCCGGCGCGGCCCTGGAGCTGGTGCTGGCCGACCAGGTCTGGACCGCCGACTTGGCGGAGCTGGACCGCGGCCAGGCCGTGGCGCGTCTGGTGGCCCCCCTGCGCGAGGATCGCGAACCGCCGGTGGCCTTGGTGGCCTGCCTGCCCATCCCCGCCCAGCTGAGCCTCTTCGACGAGTGGCTGCCGCCCCTGGTGGAGCTGGGCGTCACGCTGATCCAGCCCGTGGTCTATGCCCGCAGCGAGTTCGACGCCGCCAAGACCGCCGCCCGCATGGAGCGCTGGGCCCGCCTGATCCAGTCCGCCTGCGAGCAGAGCCACCGCAGCCGCCGCCCCGAGCTGCGGGCCCCGATCCCCTTCGCGGGCCTGCCCGCCTGGGAGGCCCCCCAGAAATGGGTGGCCTACGAGCTGGCCACGGGGGAGGCGAACCCCGCCTTCCGCCGCGAGGCCCTGGCCTTCACCAGCGGTCCCGAGGGCGGCATCACCGAGGCCGAGTTCGCGGCCCTGGCCGCCGCCGGCTGGGCCCCCGTGAGCCTGGGCCGCAGCATCCTCCGGGCCGTCACGGCCCCCGTGGCCCTCCTGGGGGCGGTGCAGTTCGAGCTGGGAAGGCCCTGA